A genomic stretch from Juglans microcarpa x Juglans regia isolate MS1-56 chromosome 3S, Jm3101_v1.0, whole genome shotgun sequence includes:
- the LOC121258140 gene encoding plasmodesmata-located protein 6, giving the protein MSVSNKAVSLLSLSGFLLTISTLTTPSDSAIDTFVFGGCSQLKYTPGSPYENSANSILTSLVNSAMFTTYNNFTTTGSTQQDTVYGLFQCRGDLQDSDCARCVARSVSQLGTLCVNSCGGALQLEGCYVKYDNTTFLGVEDKTVIVKKCGAPTIGYDSDALTRRDAVLAYLGTGDGGAYKTFRSSTSGDLQGVAQCVGDLSAGECQDCLTDAIGRLKTECGTAAWGDMFLAKCYVRYTEGGVRSHAGEDYDNGNDKDNDDDDDDEWNRTLAIIIGGVAAVGLLIIFLSFLNKHFEKGCK; this is encoded by the exons ATGTCTGTGAGTAATAAAGCTGTttctttgctctctctctctggttttctTCTCACTATCTCAACCCTCACGACTCCCTCGGATTCGGCCATAGATACCTTCGTCTTTGGTGGGTGCTCTCAGCTGAAGTACACGCCGGGTTCACCGTACGAGAACAGCGCCAACTCGATCCTCACCTCCCTGGTCAACTCAGCCATGTTCACCACCTATAACAACTTCACGACCACCGGCTCCACCCAACAAGACACCGTCTACGGCCTCTTCCAATGCCGGGGAGACCTCCAGGATAGCGACTGCGCCCGGTGCGTTGCTCGTTCGGTGAGTCAACTCGGCACCCTTTGCGTTAACTCTTGCGGTGGCGCGCTGCAGCTCGAAGGTTGTTACGTGAAGTACGATAATACCACCTTCTTGGGTGTGGAGGACAAGACGGTGATTGTCAAGAAATGTGGTGCGCCGACGATTGGGTACGACTCCGACGCGTTGACCAGGAGAGATGCCGTGCTGGCGTATCTGGGGACCGGTGATGGTGGGGCCTACAAGACCTTCAGGTCGAGCACCTCCGGCGATCTTCAGGGCGTGGCGCAGTGCGTGGGGGACTTGAGTGCCGGCGAGTGCCAGGACTGCCTAACGGACGCCATCGGAAGGCTGAAGACGGAGTGCGGGACCGCCGCGTGGGGCGACATGTTCTTGGCCAAGTGTTACGTGCGCTATACTGAAGGCGGCGTTCGCTCGCACGCCGGAGAGG ATTATGATAATGGGAATGATAAAgacaatgatgatgatgatgatgatgagtggAACAGGACGCTTGCAATTATAATT
- the LOC121257690 gene encoding probable peroxygenase 4: MSSLSPTQSYKQEGVDGHIIPTDQNVLQKHVAFFDRNHDGLVYPWETFRGFRAIGSGILLSSVAAFFINFSLSRSTRPGKFPSLLFPIEVNNVQRAKHGSDSGVYDTEGRFVPLKFEEIFSKHAHTHPNSLTSDELMEMLKANRVPKDYGGWLASWTEWKVLYILCKDKNGLLQKEKIKAAYDGTLFEQMEKERTLAKKNAVV, encoded by the exons ATGTCTTCCTTATCTCCAACTCAGAGTTATAAACAGGAAG GAGTTGATGGGCATATTATACCTACAGATCAGAACGTTCTGCAGAAACATGTTGCATTCTTCGATAGGAACCATGACGGTTTAGTTTATCCTTGGGAAACTTTTCGAG gaTTTCGTGCAATTGGCAGTGGTATTCTTCTGTCCTCCGTGGCTGCCTTCTTCATCAACTTTTCTCTCAGCCGCTCAACGCGTCCt GGGAAATTTCCTTCTCTTCTGTTTCCAATTGAGGTTAACAACGTTCAGAGAGCCAAACATGGGAGCGACTCTGGTGTCTATGACACTGAAGGAAG GTTTGTTCCTTTAAAGTTTGAAGAAATTTTCAGCAAGCATGCTCATACACACCCCAATTCTCTAACATCAGATGAACTCATGGAAATGCTGAAGGCTAACAGGGTACCAAAGGACTACGGAGGCTG GCTTGCTAGCTGGACAGAGTGGAAGGTCCTATATATTCTGTGCAAGGACAAGAATGGTTTGCTGCAGAAGGAAAAAATCAAAGCTGCTTATGATGGAACTTTGTTTGAGCAGATGGAGAAGGAAAGAACATTGGCTAAAAAGAATGC TGTTGTGTAG